Within the Lucilia cuprina isolate Lc7/37 unplaced genomic scaffold, ASM2204524v1 Scaffold_2565, whole genome shotgun sequence genome, the region ttaaatagaTATATCTTgttaaaaggaataaaattattaattttgaaaatgaattttgtaaatagACCTCTGGTTATGTGGTATTGCCAAATGAGAACTTAAACGAAGATTTAGTTCAAACAATTGAAGCCTGGAATTTATTATTTGAtgccatttttaaaaataacgatGTAGAGCAACATTTTCAATTACCCGCAGATGCTCCCATTAACTTGGAAAATTTCCAATGTTTCTTGAATTACAAACTAAGAAATATGGAGGTATTAACCCAAGTTGGCCAAGAAATTAGACAATGTGTAGATGTTTCCATTAGGGATTTACAACATTATTTCAAACGTCACTCCTTTAAGCGTTTGAGAAAACATTTGTCACATGATATTGTTCGTTGCAAGACTAAGACTGACGATGATGATTCCTATTTGGATTGTTTTGTCGATGTTGTAAGTAAACAATCGCAAGTGTTTTTcctaaaacaattattaataatttttccaaaattttaggttcttaaaagttttaaaaactttaacgaGGAAAATCAACATGTTGACAAAGAAACGAAAAAGTGTGTTCGTTTCGAACTGACAAAGTTGTCTAATGAATTAATTGCTGTAAACGAGAAACTACAAACTTGTTTGGCGGATAACTCTTATCCTCCTTCAGTTGTGAATTCTACAGCTGCTCCTCAGTTGAATACTACTTTGAATCCTTGGCAAAATGGCACCTGGAATCCTTGGCAGAATTCTACCTGGGCTCCTTGGCAAAATTCTACTTGGAACCCAATTGCTAATAGCACTTGGAGTCCTTGGCCAAATACGACATGGAATCCTCGGCCTAATACCACATGGAGTCCCTGGCCAAATTCAACCTGGAATCCATGGCCCAATACAACATGGAATCCTTGGCCTAATACGACATGGAGTCCCTGGCCCAATAGCACATGGAATCCCTGGCCTAATACAACATGGAGTCCTTGGCCTAATTCCACCTGGAATCCTTGGGAAAATAGTACAGCTATACCACCAACAGTAAATACAACATTGAGTCCTTGGCCCAATAGTACATGG harbors:
- the LOC111686733 gene encoding uncharacterized protein LOC111686733, with product MKVAYGVLAIILLAFSNNFTSGYVVLPNENLNEDLVQTIEAWNLLFDAIFKNNDVEQHFQLPADAPINLENFQCFLNYKLRNMEVLTQVGQEIRQCVDVSIRDLQHYFKRHSFKRLRKHLSHDIVRCKTKTDDDDSYLDCFVDVVLKSFKNFNEENQHVDKETKKCVRFELTKLSNELIAVNEKLQTCLADNSYPPSVVNSTAAPQLNTTLNPWQNGTWNPWQNSTWAPWQNSTWNPIANSTWSPWPNTTWNPRPNTTWSPWPNSTWNPWPNTTWNPWPNTTWSPWPNSTWNPWPNTTWSPWPNSTWNPWENSTAIPPTVNTTLSPWPNSTWNPWPNTTWSP